Genomic window (Sphingosinicella microcystinivorans):
CGGCCTTCGGCCAAGGCTTCGTATCCTCTCCCGCGGGCGGGAGAGGAGGGGCTATGCGTCCTGGGGGCGGAGGGGGCGGTGCAGCTTTGCGAGCCTTGCGTAGTGCTTCGGCCCTTCGCGGTTTCCGGCGATCTCTTCCGGGCTGAGATCGCGCACGTATTTCGCCGGGCGCCCGGCCCACATCTGGCCCGAGGGGATGCGCTTGCCGGGTGTGAGCATCGCGCCCGCCGCCAGCATGGCGTCGCTTTCGATGACGCAGCCGTCCATGACGATGGCGCCGAGGCCGACGAAGGCGTGGTCGTGGAGCGTGCAGCCGTGGACGATCGCGGTGTGGCCGATGAGGCAGTGGCTGCCGATCACGGTGTCGAACGTGCCGCCCGAGACGTGGACGATGGTGCCGTCCTGGATGTTGGTGCCTTCGCCCACGGTGATCGAACCGACGTCGCCGCGCAGCACGCAATTGTACCAGAC
Coding sequences:
- a CDS encoding gamma carbonic anhydrase family protein; the encoded protein is MPVYTFEGAAPEIADDVFIAPGAHVIGKVKIGAGSSVWYNCVLRGDVGSITVGEGTNIQDGTIVHVSGGTFDTVIGSHCLIGHTAIVHGCTLHDHAFVGLGAIVMDGCVIESDAMLAAGAMLTPGKRIPSGQMWAGRPAKYVRDLSPEEIAGNREGPKHYARLAKLHRPLRPQDA